A window of the Williamsia phyllosphaerae genome harbors these coding sequences:
- a CDS encoding substrate-binding domain-containing protein, whose amino-acid sequence MGQHRTDDTRRRGISRGVVFGFLAIVVVAVLVVVWVSLGNRITADGDDAAKACVEGPATVTVLADPALATPLNTIAGAYNATKPVVRDQCITVTVAPQDAKVTLDGLTGTWDPESMGPYPAAWVPASSVWSAQLLTARSAVVDGNPESLVTSPVVLAVAPELARAAGSDVGWLDIPTLARRDNSLADLGLRGWGSLKMALAAGPGSDASVLAAEAIATQVSRTTTGGLTAADADSAMVTSTLTDLRRRAPTPTDGVATGALPTIANSGNPAAASIHAIPITEQALYDATRTDTSPGVVELLPDGPTPLADYPVIDLTGEQVSAAQAEAVTRFFDFVRTPEQLKSVTALGFRGNAPLPAATAAVTFPVTNNPMPAPEPAAATAIAKIILGG is encoded by the coding sequence ATGGGCCAACATCGCACCGACGACACACGACGCCGCGGCATCAGCCGCGGCGTCGTGTTCGGTTTTCTGGCGATCGTGGTGGTCGCGGTGCTGGTGGTCGTGTGGGTCTCGCTGGGCAACCGGATCACCGCCGACGGAGACGACGCGGCGAAGGCGTGCGTCGAGGGTCCGGCGACGGTGACCGTCCTGGCCGATCCCGCCCTCGCAACGCCGCTGAACACCATCGCCGGCGCCTACAACGCGACGAAGCCGGTGGTGCGTGACCAGTGCATCACGGTCACCGTGGCGCCACAGGACGCGAAGGTCACGCTCGACGGTCTCACCGGCACCTGGGACCCCGAGTCGATGGGTCCCTATCCGGCGGCGTGGGTGCCGGCGTCGTCGGTGTGGAGCGCGCAGTTGCTCACCGCACGTTCGGCGGTCGTCGACGGCAACCCGGAATCGCTGGTCACCTCGCCGGTCGTCCTCGCGGTGGCCCCCGAACTGGCCCGCGCGGCCGGCTCGGATGTGGGTTGGCTCGACATCCCCACGTTGGCGCGCCGCGACAACAGCCTCGCCGACCTCGGTCTGCGCGGATGGGGGTCGTTGAAGATGGCGCTCGCCGCCGGGCCCGGAAGCGATGCGAGTGTGCTCGCAGCCGAGGCCATCGCCACCCAGGTGTCGCGGACGACGACCGGCGGACTCACCGCCGCCGACGCCGACTCGGCGATGGTCACCTCGACACTGACCGATCTGCGCAGACGTGCCCCGACACCCACCGACGGGGTCGCCACCGGGGCGTTGCCCACGATCGCGAACTCCGGCAACCCGGCGGCCGCGTCGATCCACGCCATCCCGATCACCGAGCAGGCGTTGTACGACGCCACCCGGACCGACACCTCTCCCGGCGTCGTCGAACTGCTGCCCGACGGCCCGACTCCCCTGGCCGACTATCCCGTCATCGACCTGACCGGTGAGCAGGTCAGCGCGGCGCAGGCCGAGGCGGTCACCCGGTTCTTCGACTTCGTCCGAACGCCGGAGCAGTTGAAGTCCGTCACCGCTCTCGGATTCCGCGGCAATGCACCCCTGCCCGCGGCCACGGCGGCGGTGACGTTCCCCGTGACGAACAACCCCATGCCCGCCCCGGAACCGGCGGCGGCCACAGCCATCGCCAAGATCATCCTCGGTGGCTGA
- the gcvP gene encoding aminomethyl-transferring glycine dehydrogenase, producing the protein MQHSDVFADRHVGPDSDDLARILSLLDVSSLEDLASAVVPASIADPADDNGLEVLPPAATEVEALAELAALASQNTVATSMIGLGYYGTHTPAVLRRSLIENPAWYTAYTPYQPEISQGRLEALLNFQTMVSDLTGMDVANASMLDESTAAAEAMTLLRRANKSKSPRFVVDTDLFPQTLAVIETRAEPLGIEVVRADLTAGLPDGDFYGVLLQVPAASGAIVDAAPIIAEAHERGALVAVGADLLALTVITPPGEQGADVCFGTTQRFGVPMGFGGPHAGYLSVRSAHARQLPGRLVGVSKDADGNLAYRLSLQTREQHIRREKATSNICTAQVLLAVLAAMYASYHGPKGLTAIARRTHAHAARIAAALGDAVVHDTFFDTVLAQVPGRASEVVAAAKSSGVNLRLVDADHVGIACDETTIDAHVDAVIEAFGVSAVEPRDAEFGSRTTEFLTHPAFGRYHTETAMLRYLRRLSDKDIALDRSMIPLGSCTMKLNAAAEMEPITWPEIANLHPFAPKSDVVGMHTMISRLENWLSQITGYDRVSLQPNAGSQGEYAGLLAIRKYHLSRGDEARDICLIPSSAHGTNAASAVMAGMRVVVVACRANGDVDTADLKEKISTHAESLAAIMITYPSTHGVFEHEVREICSAVHDAGGQVYVDGANLNALVGVARPGRFGGDVSHLNLHKTFCIPHGGGGPGVGPIGVREHLAEFLPGHPLDDDLPGALTISGAPYGSASILPITYAYILMMGAEGLRRATLTAIASANYIAKRLGDHYPVLYTGHDGTVAHECILDLRPITKATGVTVDDVAKRLADYGFHAPTMSFPVSGTLMVEPTESENLDEIDAFCDAMVEIKAEIDRVADGTWSVDDNPLRGAPHTAECLVADEWDHPYSREVAAFPNGRPSSGARDKVWPSVRRIDGVYGDRNLVCSCPPIEAFSEPVEA; encoded by the coding sequence GTGCAACACTCCGATGTCTTCGCCGATCGTCATGTCGGCCCCGATTCCGACGACCTCGCGCGCATCCTCTCGCTCCTCGATGTGTCCTCGCTGGAGGATCTCGCGTCCGCGGTGGTCCCCGCCTCGATCGCCGATCCCGCCGACGACAACGGCCTCGAGGTGCTGCCGCCCGCCGCCACCGAGGTCGAGGCGCTGGCCGAACTCGCCGCTCTCGCGTCGCAGAACACCGTCGCCACCTCGATGATCGGCCTGGGCTACTACGGCACGCACACGCCGGCCGTCCTGCGCCGCTCCCTCATCGAGAACCCCGCCTGGTACACCGCGTACACGCCGTACCAGCCCGAGATCAGTCAGGGACGTCTCGAGGCGCTGCTGAACTTCCAGACGATGGTCTCCGACCTGACCGGCATGGACGTGGCGAACGCGTCGATGCTCGACGAGTCGACCGCCGCCGCCGAGGCGATGACCCTGCTGCGTCGCGCGAACAAGAGCAAGTCGCCGCGATTCGTCGTCGACACCGACCTGTTCCCCCAGACCCTGGCCGTCATCGAGACCCGCGCCGAGCCGCTGGGCATCGAGGTCGTCCGTGCCGATCTCACCGCCGGACTGCCCGACGGCGACTTCTACGGTGTGCTGCTGCAGGTGCCCGCCGCCTCCGGCGCGATCGTCGACGCCGCCCCGATCATCGCGGAGGCCCACGAGCGCGGCGCCCTCGTCGCCGTCGGCGCCGATCTGCTCGCCCTGACCGTCATCACCCCTCCCGGTGAGCAGGGCGCCGACGTCTGCTTCGGGACCACCCAGCGTTTCGGTGTGCCGATGGGCTTCGGCGGACCCCACGCCGGATACCTCTCGGTGCGCAGTGCACACGCCCGCCAGTTGCCGGGCCGCCTCGTCGGGGTGTCGAAGGACGCCGATGGAAACCTGGCCTACCGATTGTCGTTGCAGACCCGTGAGCAGCACATCCGTCGCGAGAAGGCGACCAGCAACATCTGCACCGCACAGGTCCTGCTCGCCGTCCTGGCCGCGATGTACGCGAGCTACCACGGCCCCAAGGGGTTGACGGCCATCGCGCGCCGCACCCACGCCCACGCCGCGCGAATCGCGGCGGCCCTTGGCGATGCGGTCGTCCACGACACGTTCTTCGACACCGTGCTGGCGCAGGTTCCCGGCCGCGCGTCCGAGGTGGTCGCCGCGGCCAAGAGCAGTGGCGTCAACCTGCGGCTCGTCGACGCCGACCACGTCGGCATCGCGTGTGACGAGACCACCATCGACGCCCACGTCGACGCCGTCATCGAGGCCTTCGGTGTCTCGGCCGTCGAACCGCGTGACGCCGAGTTCGGCTCCCGCACCACCGAATTCCTCACCCATCCGGCGTTCGGTCGGTACCACACCGAGACCGCGATGCTGCGTTACCTGCGTCGACTGTCCGACAAGGACATCGCACTCGACCGCAGCATGATCCCGCTCGGGTCGTGCACCATGAAGCTCAACGCGGCCGCCGAGATGGAGCCGATCACCTGGCCCGAGATCGCCAACCTGCACCCGTTCGCGCCGAAATCGGACGTGGTCGGGATGCACACGATGATCTCGCGGCTGGAGAACTGGCTGTCGCAGATCACCGGGTACGACCGGGTCAGCCTGCAGCCCAACGCCGGATCGCAGGGCGAGTACGCCGGACTGCTCGCCATCCGCAAGTACCACCTCAGCCGGGGCGACGAGGCCCGCGACATCTGCCTGATCCCGTCGAGCGCGCACGGCACCAATGCCGCGTCCGCGGTGATGGCCGGGATGCGGGTCGTCGTGGTCGCGTGCCGGGCCAACGGTGACGTCGACACCGCCGACCTCAAGGAGAAGATCTCCACCCACGCCGAGTCGTTGGCGGCGATCATGATCACCTACCCGTCGACCCACGGCGTCTTCGAGCACGAGGTCCGTGAGATCTGCTCGGCCGTGCACGATGCCGGTGGCCAGGTCTACGTCGACGGCGCGAACCTCAACGCCCTGGTCGGTGTCGCCCGCCCGGGTCGATTCGGCGGCGACGTCAGCCACCTCAACCTGCACAAGACCTTCTGCATCCCGCACGGCGGTGGTGGACCCGGTGTCGGACCGATCGGGGTGCGCGAGCACCTCGCCGAGTTCCTGCCCGGACACCCGCTCGACGACGACCTGCCGGGCGCGCTGACGATCTCGGGGGCGCCGTACGGATCGGCGTCGATCCTGCCGATCACCTACGCCTACATCCTCATGATGGGGGCCGAGGGCCTGCGTCGGGCGACGCTCACCGCGATCGCGTCGGCCAACTACATCGCCAAGCGGCTCGGAGACCACTACCCGGTCCTCTACACCGGTCACGACGGCACGGTCGCGCACGAGTGCATCCTCGACCTGCGTCCGATCACGAAGGCCACCGGCGTCACCGTCGACGATGTCGCCAAGCGGTTGGCCGACTACGGATTCCACGCACCGACGATGAGCTTCCCGGTCTCCGGCACGCTCATGGTGGAGCCGACCGAGAGCGAGAACCTCGACGAGATCGACGCGTTCTGCGATGCGATGGTCGAGATCAAGGCCGAGATCGACCGGGTCGCCGACGGCACCTGGTCGGTCGACGACAACCCGTTGCGCGGAGCGCCGCACACCGCGGAATGCCTCGTTGCCGACGAGTGGGATCACCCGTACTCACGCGAGGTCGCCGCGTTCCCGAACGGCCGCCCGTCGTCCGGGGCACGGGACAAGGTGTGGCCGTCGGTCCGTCGTATCGACGGTGTCTACGGCGACCGCAACCTTGTCTGCAGCTGCCCGCCCATCGAAGCGTTCAGCGAGCCCGTCGAAGCCTGA
- a CDS encoding MerR family transcriptional regulator, protein MGDEPNNRDDVTSVDEVATAPVAASARPTQGTLDDVAPGLFPNDTVPDELVGYRVPSACQIAGITYRQLDYWARTSLVVPSIRSAAGSGSQRLYSFKDILVLKIVKRLLDTGISLQNIRVAVDHLRKRGVEDLARITLFSDGTTVYECTSAEEVVDLLQGGQGVFGIAVSGAMRELSGTIADFPGERADGGVSETAPEDELAARRKTRTRKTG, encoded by the coding sequence GTGGGCGATGAGCCGAACAACCGCGACGACGTGACCAGCGTCGACGAAGTCGCGACGGCACCGGTGGCCGCTTCTGCGCGCCCCACCCAGGGAACCCTCGACGACGTGGCGCCGGGACTCTTCCCGAACGACACCGTTCCCGATGAGCTCGTCGGATACCGCGTTCCGAGCGCATGCCAGATCGCCGGCATCACCTATCGGCAACTCGACTACTGGGCACGAACGTCGCTCGTGGTCCCGTCGATCCGGAGCGCCGCGGGCAGCGGCAGCCAGCGGCTGTACTCCTTCAAGGACATCCTCGTCCTGAAGATCGTCAAGCGACTGCTCGACACCGGCATCTCGCTGCAGAACATCCGCGTCGCCGTCGACCACCTGCGCAAGCGGGGCGTCGAGGACCTGGCACGCATCACCCTGTTCTCCGACGGAACCACGGTCTACGAGTGCACCTCGGCCGAAGAGGTCGTCGACCTGCTGCAGGGCGGTCAGGGTGTCTTCGGCATCGCCGTGAGCGGCGCGATGCGGGAACTGTCCGGCACCATCGCCGACTTCCCGGGTGAACGCGCCGACGGCGGTGTGAGCGAGACCGCACCCGAGGACGAGTTGGCGGCTCGCCGGAAGACCCGCACGCGCAAGACGGGCTAG
- a CDS encoding bifunctional nuclease family protein has translation MGEMQVVGIRVEPPQGQPVLLLREVDGERYLPIWIGQSEAASIALRQKGVEPPRPLTHDLIVNLVAAFGQELIEVRIVDMQEGTFYAEMVFAGDLRVSARPSDSVAIAMRAEVPIIAEEGVLAEAGLLIPDEESADSEEVKEDEVEKFKEFLDTISPDDFKATGGS, from the coding sequence ATGGGTGAGATGCAGGTGGTCGGGATTCGCGTGGAACCGCCGCAGGGCCAACCGGTGCTGCTCCTGCGCGAGGTGGACGGCGAACGGTATCTGCCGATCTGGATCGGACAGAGCGAGGCCGCGTCGATCGCGCTGCGCCAGAAGGGTGTCGAGCCGCCCCGGCCGCTGACCCACGATCTGATCGTCAACCTCGTCGCCGCGTTCGGTCAGGAACTGATCGAGGTGCGCATCGTCGACATGCAGGAGGGCACCTTCTACGCCGAGATGGTCTTCGCCGGTGACTTGCGCGTGTCCGCCCGCCCGTCGGACTCGGTCGCCATCGCCATGCGCGCCGAGGTCCCGATCATCGCCGAGGAGGGTGTGCTCGCCGAGGCGGGCCTGCTGATCCCGGACGAGGAGTCCGCCGACTCCGAGGAGGTCAAGGAGGACGAGGTGGAGAAGTTCAAGGAGTTCCTCGACACCATCTCCCCGGACGACTTCAAGGCCACCGGCGGATCCTGA